From a region of the Candidatus Eremiobacterota bacterium genome:
- a CDS encoding HAMP domain-containing sensor histidine kinase, with protein MGLKLKWQIFWILFLPMSLVISVMSYFNINILENTLVSNTTQVTAATAEFITQWSRRILFLEREPPTETLAVTDNQRRSLDAYLDGFEDIRAVKIYDSDGKILFRYGIKDDEIGLRNALLKEASRTESPSSHLWAYHDGSDLIGEPATHVAIFDNRSFSFEYFMPVIRKDMPVGVLYLSFNVKKLPTLLKLITIGNITLVLIFLISTFIAISIWTDNAVRRPLEFILQAQDRLASGDFDTRVDLDLVHTNELARAYGSFNKMAGDLKKFREELERQNRRLFDLNERYRQLNEKLEQQVQDKTKELREFFSLVTHDLKVPLAAAQGYTELLLKSKTGPLTEKQEKFLRSIAMANSQLLHLVRNMLDSVKYDAGKISYYMENFKLSMLIEEIKSTLQLFLEERDVSLEVKVPPSCEMVHADRAKIGQVLTNLIGNAIEVSKPGDAITLTAEESGPVIRIIVADRGAGIEIRHITSIFNKFTQFTFGEKSSGGMGLGLYIVKKIIDGHSQRILVESEVGKGTIFAFTISRENTASAEESGPGEAPAAAAPPGEHTITQPGDS; from the coding sequence ATGGGGCTCAAGCTGAAGTGGCAGATCTTCTGGATTCTCTTTCTCCCGATGTCGCTCGTCATCTCCGTGATGAGCTATTTCAACATCAACATACTGGAGAACACCCTTGTCTCCAACACCACCCAGGTCACCGCCGCCACGGCCGAGTTCATCACCCAGTGGTCCAGGCGGATACTTTTTCTTGAAAGGGAGCCTCCCACAGAGACCCTGGCAGTGACCGACAACCAGAGGCGCTCCCTCGATGCTTACCTCGACGGCTTCGAGGATATCAGGGCTGTGAAGATTTACGACAGCGACGGGAAGATCCTCTTCCGCTACGGCATCAAGGATGACGAGATCGGCCTCAGGAACGCCCTTCTCAAGGAAGCCTCCAGGACTGAGTCGCCTTCTTCCCATCTCTGGGCCTACCATGATGGAAGCGACCTGATCGGCGAGCCTGCCACCCATGTGGCCATCTTTGACAACAGGAGCTTCAGTTTTGAATATTTCATGCCCGTCATCAGGAAGGACATGCCCGTGGGCGTCCTTTATCTCTCCTTCAACGTCAAGAAACTGCCCACGCTCCTTAAGCTCATCACCATAGGGAACATCACCCTGGTGCTCATATTCCTGATCTCCACCTTCATCGCCATCTCCATATGGACCGACAACGCCGTCAGGCGCCCCCTGGAGTTCATCCTCCAGGCCCAGGACCGCCTCGCGAGCGGCGATTTCGACACCAGGGTGGATCTTGACCTGGTACACACCAATGAGCTTGCGAGGGCGTACGGCTCCTTCAATAAGATGGCCGGCGATCTCAAGAAATTCAGGGAGGAGCTCGAGCGGCAGAACAGGAGGCTCTTTGATCTCAACGAGCGTTACCGCCAGCTCAATGAGAAGCTTGAGCAGCAGGTCCAGGATAAGACCAAGGAGCTCAGAGAGTTCTTCTCTCTCGTCACCCACGACCTGAAAGTGCCGCTTGCGGCAGCCCAGGGCTATACGGAGCTCCTTCTCAAGTCCAAAACAGGCCCCCTCACCGAGAAGCAGGAAAAATTCCTGAGGAGCATCGCCATGGCGAACAGCCAGCTCCTCCACCTGGTGAGGAACATGCTGGACTCGGTAAAATATGATGCGGGAAAGATAAGCTATTATATGGAGAACTTCAAGCTCTCAATGCTCATAGAGGAGATAAAGAGCACCCTCCAGCTCTTCCTCGAGGAGAGGGACGTCTCCCTCGAGGTGAAGGTGCCCCCCTCCTGCGAGATGGTCCATGCCGACAGGGCAAAGATAGGGCAGGTTCTTACGAACCTCATAGGAAACGCAATCGAAGTTTCCAAGCCAGGTGACGCCATCACGCTCACCGCCGAGGAGAGCGGCCCGGTCATCAGGATCATTGTCGCTGACCGGGGAGCCGGTATTGAGATCCGGCACATCACCTCAATCTTCAACAAGTTCACCCAGTTCACATTCGGGGAGAAGTCATCGGGGGGCATGGGTCTGGGCCTTTACATAGTCAAGAAGATCATAGACGGCCACAGCCAGAGGATCTTGGTGGAGAGCGAGGTGGGGAAGGGCACGATCTTTGCCTTCACCATCTCCCGTGAAAACACCGCATCTGCTGAGGAGTCAGGCCCTGGTGAAGCCCCCGCCGCTGCTGCCCCTCCGGGGGAGCATACTATCACTCAGCCGGGAGATTCATAA
- a CDS encoding response regulator transcription factor, whose protein sequence is MDEKIRVLIADDHHLFREMLFHTLSEEEDIEVIAEASDGEEAVAQARKLHPDIILLDINMPRMNGLEAIREIKREQPLCKVVILTALEDDAYVFKFIREGATGYLMKDTNALEVIKAIRSAYSGESLIQPRIVNKILKEFCKLSEEKRKSPEKGESGKLTSLTEREREVLSHVAQGLNNKEIASALFISEATVKSHVANLMSKLNLRDRVEMVLFAVKNGIISL, encoded by the coding sequence ATGGACGAGAAAATAAGGGTTCTCATAGCAGACGATCACCATCTTTTCAGGGAGATGCTCTTCCACACCCTCAGCGAAGAGGAAGATATCGAAGTCATTGCCGAAGCAAGCGACGGGGAGGAAGCGGTGGCACAGGCCAGGAAGCTTCATCCCGACATCATTCTGCTGGACATCAACATGCCGCGTATGAACGGCCTGGAGGCAATAAGGGAGATCAAGAGGGAGCAGCCCCTCTGCAAGGTGGTGATCCTCACCGCCCTCGAGGATGACGCCTATGTCTTCAAGTTCATCAGGGAGGGTGCCACAGGGTACCTTATGAAGGACACCAATGCCCTCGAGGTGATCAAGGCAATCAGGTCAGCTTACTCGGGCGAGTCGCTCATTCAGCCCCGCATTGTGAACAAGATACTGAAGGAGTTCTGCAAGCTCTCAGAGGAGAAAAGGAAATCTCCTGAAAAAGGAGAGAGCGGAAAGCTTACCAGCCTCACGGAGCGCGAGAGGGAAGTGCTCAGCCACGTTGCCCAGGGCCTCAACAACAAGGAGATCGCCTCGGCGCTCTTTATCAGCGAGGCAACGGTCAAGAGCCACGTGGCCAACCTGATGAGCAAGCTCAACCTCAGGGACCGCGTCGAGATGGTGCTTTTCGCCGTGAAGAACGGCATAATCTCCCTGTAA
- a CDS encoding pentapeptide repeat-containing protein, with the protein MSTVLDMRRRLEAHSRWLALDPDGERLDLSGADLTKANLSGACLAEALLSGADLSGALLSAADLSGAELEQARLDGADLTAASLVKANLHRASLQGAVMKGAKMKRSDMGDTDLQRADLSEADCEGVLFAGADLRHADARNAKLSHCLFDGALVYGLNLSGADLDGAKGSHVHFSRERDGSDTGDITRLH; encoded by the coding sequence ATGAGTACAGTGCTCGATATGCGCCGGCGCCTTGAAGCCCACTCACGGTGGCTGGCCCTTGATCCCGACGGTGAGCGCCTTGACCTCTCCGGCGCCGACCTCACCAAGGCGAATCTCTCCGGTGCCTGCCTTGCAGAAGCCCTGCTTTCCGGTGCAGACTTGTCAGGTGCCCTCCTTTCCGCCGCTGATCTCTCCGGAGCCGAGCTTGAGCAGGCCCGCCTTGACGGCGCCGACCTCACGGCTGCCAGCCTCGTGAAGGCCAACCTTCACCGCGCCTCCCTCCAGGGAGCCGTAATGAAGGGGGCGAAGATGAAGCGGAGCGACATGGGAGACACCGATCTGCAGCGCGCCGATCTCTCGGAGGCTGACTGCGAGGGTGTCCTTTTTGCCGGCGCTGACCTGCGCCACGCTGATGCGAGGAATGCAAAACTGTCGCACTGCCTTTTTGACGGAGCCCTTGTCTATGGCTTGAACCTCTCAGGTGCCGACCTTGACGGGGCAAAGGGAAGCCATGTCCATTTCAGCAGGGAGAGGGACGGGAGCGACACAGGCGACATCACAAGGCTTCACTGA
- a CDS encoding metallophosphoesterase, with protein sequence MFGGVDFPSSFIPVDMAAGKKKPPIRAEKPVDETGPTDSYEKKAANDNTAPSAEEAARSKEELQEEEKAGQDTGDLENALKITILHTNDIHGMEEKLPALKALIEDLRQDNPSSILVDSGDIAYSAKPTEGDHFDSVKNYINEAGYFAIVPGNHDFQWGKDEAVKDFFTQVKTDVLCANVHDTETGKHLAGTKTRVMKELDGLKVAFIGVTTTKMATPDHPDTGDDLIVFPEYETLQSEVAQAKKEGADIVVALMHKGYTDIKEFKDLARRLPDIDLMVLGHDHELHKTSLRTGPMPHRTYIVEAGCYGNYVGGVNFYVDKDSKKIIKAQMKSYPTKNYTVTAQDPAVSSSLESSGL encoded by the coding sequence ATGTTCGGTGGCGTAGATTTTCCTTCATCGTTCATCCCCGTCGATATGGCGGCCGGCAAGAAGAAGCCCCCCATAAGGGCTGAGAAGCCTGTTGACGAAACAGGCCCCACCGACAGCTACGAGAAGAAGGCAGCGAATGACAACACAGCCCCCAGCGCCGAAGAAGCGGCAAGGAGCAAAGAAGAGCTCCAGGAGGAAGAAAAGGCCGGGCAGGACACGGGAGATCTTGAAAATGCCCTGAAAATCACGATCCTCCATACCAACGACATCCACGGGATGGAAGAGAAGCTCCCCGCATTGAAAGCCCTCATAGAAGACCTGAGACAGGACAATCCCAGCTCCATCCTTGTTGACTCCGGCGACATTGCTTACAGCGCCAAGCCTACGGAAGGCGACCATTTCGACTCGGTGAAGAATTATATCAACGAGGCGGGTTATTTCGCCATCGTGCCGGGCAACCACGACTTCCAGTGGGGCAAGGACGAGGCGGTCAAAGATTTCTTTACCCAGGTGAAAACCGACGTGCTCTGCGCAAATGTCCATGACACGGAGACCGGCAAGCACCTGGCCGGCACAAAAACAAGGGTGATGAAGGAGCTGGACGGCCTGAAGGTCGCCTTCATCGGCGTCACCACCACGAAGATGGCGACACCTGATCACCCCGATACAGGTGATGATCTCATAGTGTTCCCGGAATACGAGACCCTTCAAAGCGAGGTTGCGCAGGCGAAGAAAGAGGGCGCCGACATCGTGGTGGCCCTCATGCACAAGGGATATACCGATATCAAGGAGTTCAAGGACTTGGCCAGGCGCCTTCCCGACATCGACCTGATGGTCCTCGGCCATGATCATGAGCTTCACAAGACATCGCTGCGCACGGGCCCCATGCCTCACAGGACCTACATAGTGGAGGCAGGCTGCTACGGCAATTACGTGGGCGGCGTCAATTTCTATGTTGACAAGGACTCGAAGAAGATTATCAAGGCCCAGATGAAATCATATCCCACGAAGAATTACACCGTCACGGCCCAGGACCCTGCAGTGAGCAGTTCTCTGGAGAGCTCGGGGCTCTGA
- a CDS encoding endonuclease/exonuclease/phosphatase family protein: MAMSEISPNVPSQLRIVSYNLEALGQDAPAAEGAKKRENMAKTIEELDADIVINQEAPNEADYVDFSKSDLKGKYPYTHFFKTNDPSKHHLGIMSKFPITETQSHTDEEFPIHGSDEKMTFLRDAPETEIQVGPYALRIIDVHFKADPYFKSRKAKDPDKMQLCEDKRVGEAEKVIDLIAGSMKRMPSKLYIVAGDMNETPTSPAIQTLTHNTTAPLIDSFGDSPEISHPAAGKRFDYIMLSPEMSQGLVQGSARVYHSTSAENGSDHLPISLTIDMDDLGGEKKA; the protein is encoded by the coding sequence ATGGCTATGTCAGAAATATCACCGAATGTCCCGAGCCAGTTGCGTATTGTCTCCTATAACCTGGAGGCGCTGGGCCAGGATGCCCCGGCCGCTGAAGGGGCCAAGAAGCGGGAGAATATGGCAAAAACCATAGAGGAGCTCGACGCAGATATAGTAATCAACCAGGAAGCGCCCAACGAAGCGGATTATGTCGATTTTTCAAAGTCGGACCTGAAGGGAAAGTACCCCTATACCCATTTCTTCAAGACAAATGATCCCTCCAAGCACCACCTTGGCATTATGAGCAAGTTCCCCATCACAGAGACACAATCTCATACCGATGAAGAGTTCCCGATTCATGGCAGTGATGAGAAGATGACGTTTCTGCGTGACGCCCCCGAGACGGAGATCCAGGTGGGGCCCTACGCGCTCAGGATCATCGACGTGCATTTCAAGGCCGATCCCTATTTCAAGAGCCGCAAGGCAAAAGACCCCGACAAGATGCAGCTATGCGAAGACAAGCGTGTGGGAGAGGCCGAGAAAGTCATCGATCTTATCGCCGGCTCCATGAAGCGCATGCCCAGCAAGCTCTATATCGTGGCGGGAGACATGAACGAAACGCCCACTTCCCCGGCGATACAGACATTGACCCATAACACCACGGCGCCCCTCATAGATTCTTTCGGGGATTCCCCCGAGATTTCCCACCCGGCCGCCGGGAAGCGCTTCGATTACATCATGCTTTCACCCGAGATGTCCCAGGGGCTGGTGCAGGGCTCCGCGAGGGTATATCATTCCACGAGCGCCGAAAATGGCTCCGATCATCTCCCCATATCGCTCACCATTGACATGGATGACCTGGGAGGGGAAAAGAAAGCCTAG
- a CDS encoding type II toxin-antitoxin system VapC family toxin yields MEVSRVLIDTPAYSAFLRGSKAIKTALQHAQEINVSPIVVGELLAGFMKGRKMKENRERLAEFLLSPRVRIIPLDEETSERYAVLHSFLYSAGKPIPTHDLWIAAQAMQHGLKILTTDRHFDAVPHVLKEIFPP; encoded by the coding sequence ATGGAAGTAAGCCGCGTATTGATTGACACCCCGGCCTATTCCGCCTTCTTAAGAGGCAGTAAAGCCATAAAAACGGCACTCCAGCATGCTCAGGAAATCAATGTCAGTCCCATTGTCGTAGGGGAGCTCCTTGCGGGCTTCATGAAAGGCAGAAAAATGAAAGAGAACAGGGAGAGACTTGCTGAGTTCCTACTCTCACCCAGGGTCAGGATCATTCCCCTTGATGAGGAGACCTCCGAGCGCTATGCAGTCCTTCACTCATTTCTCTATTCAGCAGGGAAGCCCATCCCCACCCACGATCTCTGGATAGCCGCGCAGGCCATGCAGCACGGCTTGAAGATCCTCACCACTGACAGGCATTTTGATGCCGTCCCCCATGTGCTCAAGGAAATTTTCCCCCCGTGA